In Herbinix luporum, a single window of DNA contains:
- the ispF gene encoding 2-C-methyl-D-erythritol 2,4-cyclodiphosphate synthase, producing the protein MRIGIGYDVHKLVENRELILGGVTIPFEKGLLGHSDADVLVHAIMDALLGAAALGDIGRHFPDTDKAYKGASSIELLKKVRELLEEELYIIENIDATIIAQRPKLASYLPMMVKNIAAALNISEGQVNIKASTEEGLGFTGEGLGIKANAVCLLESMMNYQVDVTYNSEDRKCKGCGGCPRQ; encoded by the coding sequence ATGAGAATAGGCATAGGCTATGATGTTCATAAATTGGTTGAAAATAGAGAACTGATATTAGGGGGAGTAACTATTCCCTTTGAAAAAGGCTTACTTGGGCATTCTGATGCCGATGTGCTGGTTCATGCAATTATGGATGCCCTACTGGGAGCAGCAGCCCTGGGGGATATCGGTAGGCATTTTCCTGATACAGATAAGGCATATAAGGGAGCTTCCAGCATAGAATTATTAAAAAAGGTAAGAGAACTTTTGGAGGAAGAACTTTATATTATAGAGAATATAGATGCTACCATTATTGCCCAAAGGCCCAAATTGGCAAGTTACCTGCCCATGATGGTAAAAAATATAGCAGCTGCTCTTAATATTTCAGAGGGTCAAGTAAATATTAAGGCTTCCACAGAGGAAGGCCTAGGTTTTACCGGAGAAGGTCTTGGTATAAAAGCTAATGCCGTATGTCTTTTGGAGAGCATGATGAATTATCAGGTAGATGTTACTTACAATTCTGAAGATAGAAAATGTAAAGGCTGCGGCGGATGCCCAA